The following proteins are encoded in a genomic region of Hoeflea phototrophica DFL-43:
- a CDS encoding sensor histidine kinase, producing the protein MTRLRAMLSTTAVRLSALYLGLFALCAVALVFYITSISVGMQHDRTQTIILSELRVVAGSYRRNGMTGLVRTIERRSRQPGANLYAIAAPSGELIAGNISAIAPGVLDQEGWTSSPFRYERLGDAEGEDHLALAQVVGLPNGMRLMVGRDIGEREQVRGLVRQALVRALAIMFVGALAIWFFVGRRALKRIDHMSEASKKIMAGDLSQRLPVNGSGDEFDRLSLSLNAMLGRIERLNEGLRQVSDNIAHDLKTPLTRLRNRAEAALAGDGEPEAQQQALEQMIADSDQLIRTFNALLMISRVEAGSSTAQMSSVDLSDLARDAAELYEPVAEDAGVSLIAEIAPDVVINGNRELLAQALSNLIDNAIKYVGDVPSPRIKVSLAREGGELWLSVTDNGPGVPADRREDVVKRFVRLDESRSKPGTGLGLSLVQAVAALHGGRLELKDGSPEAEANPGLAAIMALPGGR; encoded by the coding sequence ATGACCCGTTTGCGTGCCATGTTGTCGACCACCGCGGTGAGACTGTCGGCGCTTTATCTCGGTCTTTTCGCGCTGTGCGCGGTGGCTCTGGTGTTCTACATCACCTCGATCTCTGTGGGGATGCAGCATGACCGTACCCAGACCATCATTTTGAGCGAATTGAGAGTGGTGGCGGGCTCCTATCGCCGCAACGGCATGACCGGTCTCGTTCGCACCATAGAACGGCGCTCACGCCAGCCCGGAGCCAACCTCTATGCCATAGCCGCGCCGAGCGGTGAACTGATCGCCGGCAACATTTCCGCGATTGCACCGGGCGTGCTCGATCAGGAAGGCTGGACCTCTTCCCCGTTTCGTTATGAGCGGCTGGGTGATGCCGAGGGGGAGGATCATCTGGCTTTGGCGCAAGTGGTCGGCCTGCCGAATGGAATGCGCTTGATGGTGGGCCGCGATATCGGGGAGCGCGAACAGGTTCGCGGCCTTGTCCGCCAGGCTCTGGTAAGGGCGCTGGCGATCATGTTCGTTGGCGCACTGGCGATCTGGTTTTTCGTTGGCCGCCGCGCGCTCAAGCGCATCGATCACATGTCCGAAGCCAGCAAGAAGATCATGGCCGGTGACCTGTCTCAAAGGCTCCCGGTGAATGGATCCGGTGATGAATTCGACCGGCTGAGCCTCTCGCTCAATGCCATGCTGGGCCGTATCGAGCGCCTCAATGAAGGTCTGCGCCAGGTTTCCGACAACATCGCCCATGATCTCAAGACGCCGCTCACCCGGCTCAGGAACCGTGCCGAAGCCGCATTGGCAGGAGATGGCGAACCGGAAGCCCAGCAACAGGCGCTCGAACAGATGATCGCCGACAGCGACCAGCTGATCCGCACCTTCAACGCGCTTTTGATGATCAGCCGGGTCGAAGCCGGATCCTCGACCGCCCAGATGAGCTCCGTCGACCTTTCGGATCTCGCCCGCGACGCCGCGGAACTTTATGAACCGGTGGCCGAAGATGCGGGGGTAAGCCTGATCGCAGAAATCGCACCGGATGTTGTCATCAACGGCAACCGCGAACTCCTGGCCCAGGCACTGTCCAATCTCATAGACAACGCGATCAAATATGTTGGCGATGTGCCGTCGCCCCGGATCAAGGTGTCGCTGGCTCGCGAGGGCGGCGAACTGTGGCTGTCCGTGACCGACAATGGCCCCGGCGTGCCCGCCGATCGCCGCGAAGATGTGGTCAAGCGTTTTGTCCGGCTCGATGAAAGCCGGTCAAAACCCGGCACCGGATTGGGATTGAGTCTTGTCCAGGCGGTGGCGGCGCTGCATGGTGGGCGCTTGGAGCTCAAGGATGGATCGCCAGAAGCCGAAGCCAACCCCGGCCTTGCTGCGATCATGGCCTTGCCAGGGGGACGATGA
- a CDS encoding bifunctional [glutamine synthetase] adenylyltransferase/[glutamine synthetase]-adenylyl-L-tyrosine phosphorylase, with product MTETNAHTRLIELEQSPIRAPSATAAKSVAADLKPLGADHPEIAALLSANTPAREFLFAALALSPYLRDLALCDPEALVRSLTRPVAELVEETVARARGCWRREDGTPASESEVMRDLRCAKRQVAMALALADLARLIGCSETTQHLSNLADASLGAAFDHLLFNSHEAGKLTLKNPDRPGEGSGLIVLGMGKHGAGELNYSSDIDIVVFFDPEAGIVPDPDEATDIFARLVRRLVRIMQERTGDGYVFRTDLRLRPDPGSTPLAFPLEAALNYYESRGQNWERAAFIKARAVAGDLAAGERFIQELVPFVFRKYLDFAAISDIHSIKRQIHAHRGFGDIAVKGHNTKLGRGGIREIEFFVQTQQLIAGGRMPKLRLRRTDEMLVALARARWIDPATARTLAESYWYLRDVEHRIQMVHDEQSHTLPETEAELARIALMMGEPGTASFGKTYVSMLKRVEECYAALFENEAGLSGTAGNLVFTGEDDDPETLKTLSEFGFERPADISRIIRTWHYGRYRATQSVEARERLTELTPELLRVFGATKRADEALIRFDAFIAGLPAGIQLFSLISSNPGLMSLMVTIMTAAPRLAEVIARKPHVFDGMLDPGLLAELPTRRYLAERLASFLDGATAYEEVLDRLRIVALEQKFLIGVRLLTDAIAPERAARAFSYLADLIIASALDAVRAGMEEAHGKIPGGRAAVLGMGKLGSLELTAGSDIDIILLYDHDPDSEESDGPKPLDPARYYARMTQRLVAALSAPTAEGILYEVDLRLRPSGNKGPVATSVRAFAKYQAEEAWTWEHMALTRARPVAGDASLCGDARRLIDEVLARPRDKAKLRADLTEMRDLIEQEKPPRDIWDVKLIPGGLIDIEFIAQMLSLEARAGGWVPDEGEDGAGDRAGETSGSSGDPLPFDLGIEEREFGECTGTDATLAALGPKALGLEVTETLRRALALWSGHAQVVRLCTEGEFDPAEAPAGLIDLAIRKGEAPSLKSLEADFKATSKQVRALFKKITS from the coding sequence ATGACCGAGACCAATGCGCATACCAGGCTGATTGAACTCGAACAGAGTCCGATCCGCGCGCCCTCAGCCACAGCAGCCAAATCCGTGGCTGCTGATCTCAAGCCTTTGGGCGCCGATCACCCGGAGATTGCCGCGCTGCTGAGCGCCAACACACCCGCACGCGAATTCCTCTTTGCGGCCCTTGCGCTGTCGCCTTATCTTCGCGATCTCGCGCTCTGTGATCCCGAAGCGCTGGTCCGCAGCCTGACCCGTCCCGTGGCCGAACTAGTGGAGGAAACCGTCGCCCGGGCCCGGGGCTGCTGGCGCAGAGAAGACGGGACGCCCGCAAGCGAGAGCGAAGTGATGCGCGACCTGCGATGCGCCAAACGGCAGGTCGCCATGGCGCTGGCGCTGGCCGATCTCGCCCGGCTGATTGGTTGCAGCGAAACCACCCAGCATTTGAGCAACCTAGCCGATGCAAGCCTTGGGGCTGCTTTCGACCATCTGCTGTTCAACAGCCACGAGGCAGGGAAACTCACCCTGAAGAACCCCGACAGGCCCGGCGAGGGGTCCGGCTTGATCGTGCTGGGCATGGGCAAGCATGGCGCGGGTGAACTCAACTATTCCTCCGACATTGATATCGTCGTGTTCTTTGATCCCGAAGCCGGCATCGTGCCTGATCCGGATGAGGCCACCGACATATTCGCCCGTCTGGTGCGCCGTCTGGTCCGGATCATGCAGGAGCGGACCGGCGACGGCTATGTGTTCCGTACGGATTTGCGGTTGCGCCCTGATCCCGGCTCGACGCCGCTTGCCTTTCCGCTGGAGGCCGCGCTCAACTATTATGAGAGCCGCGGACAGAACTGGGAGCGCGCCGCCTTCATCAAGGCCCGCGCCGTTGCTGGTGATTTGGCGGCAGGCGAACGGTTCATCCAGGAGCTGGTGCCTTTCGTCTTCCGCAAATACCTCGATTTCGCCGCCATATCCGACATTCATTCAATCAAGCGCCAGATCCACGCCCATCGCGGCTTTGGCGACATTGCGGTCAAGGGGCACAACACCAAGCTTGGACGCGGCGGCATCCGCGAGATCGAATTCTTCGTCCAGACCCAGCAGCTCATCGCCGGCGGGCGGATGCCGAAACTCAGGCTGCGGCGCACCGACGAAATGCTGGTGGCTCTCGCCCGCGCCCGCTGGATCGACCCTGCCACCGCCCGGACGCTTGCCGAGAGCTACTGGTATCTGCGCGATGTCGAGCACCGCATCCAGATGGTCCACGACGAGCAAAGCCACACCTTGCCCGAAACCGAAGCCGAGCTCGCCCGCATTGCGCTGATGATGGGGGAGCCGGGCACTGCAAGCTTCGGCAAGACCTATGTTTCCATGCTCAAGCGGGTCGAGGAATGCTACGCTGCGCTTTTCGAAAACGAAGCCGGACTGTCTGGCACCGCCGGCAACCTGGTGTTCACCGGTGAGGATGACGATCCCGAAACGCTCAAGACCCTGTCCGAATTCGGCTTCGAGCGCCCCGCCGACATTTCCCGCATCATCCGCACCTGGCACTATGGCCGCTACCGTGCCACCCAATCTGTGGAAGCCCGCGAACGGCTGACAGAACTGACGCCGGAACTGCTCAGGGTCTTCGGGGCCACCAAGCGCGCCGATGAGGCGTTGATACGCTTTGACGCCTTCATCGCCGGGCTGCCGGCAGGTATCCAGCTGTTCTCGCTCATCAGCAGCAATCCGGGACTTATGTCGCTGATGGTGACGATCATGACAGCCGCACCTCGCTTGGCTGAGGTGATCGCGCGCAAACCGCATGTGTTTGACGGCATGCTCGATCCCGGCCTGCTGGCCGAACTTCCCACCCGGCGCTATCTCGCTGAACGGCTTGCCTCCTTCCTTGATGGCGCGACAGCCTATGAGGAGGTGCTGGACCGGCTCAGGATCGTGGCGCTGGAGCAGAAATTCCTGATTGGTGTCCGCCTGCTCACCGACGCCATTGCACCTGAACGCGCCGCGCGCGCGTTCTCCTATCTTGCCGACCTGATCATCGCTTCAGCGCTGGATGCCGTCCGTGCGGGCATGGAGGAGGCCCATGGCAAGATCCCCGGCGGTCGTGCTGCGGTGCTGGGTATGGGCAAGCTCGGCAGCCTTGAGCTCACCGCCGGCTCCGATATCGATATCATACTGCTGTATGATCACGATCCCGATAGTGAGGAATCCGACGGACCAAAGCCGCTCGATCCCGCGCGTTATTACGCCCGGATGACCCAGCGGCTGGTCGCCGCACTTTCTGCGCCCACCGCCGAGGGCATTCTCTATGAGGTCGATCTGCGGCTGCGGCCATCGGGCAACAAGGGGCCGGTCGCAACCTCGGTGCGTGCTTTCGCCAAATACCAGGCCGAGGAAGCCTGGACCTGGGAACACATGGCGCTGACGCGCGCGCGTCCGGTCGCCGGTGATGCCAGTCTGTGCGGCGATGCACGGCGGCTGATCGACGAGGTGCTGGCACGGCCGCGTGACAAGGCAAAGCTGCGCGCAGACCTGACTGAGATGCGGGACTTGATCGAGCAGGAAAAGCCGCCCCGCGATATCTGGGACGTCAAACTGATCCCCGGCGGGCTGATTGACATCGAATTCATTGCCCAGATGCTTTCGCTTGAGGCGCGCGCGGGCGGTTGGGTGCCGGACGAGGGCGAAGATGGGGCCGGAGACCGGGCAGGGGAAACCAGCGGCAGCAGCGGCGATCCGTTGCCGTTCGACCTTGGCATAGAGGAGCGGGAGTTCGGGGAGTGCACCGGCACTGACGCGACACTGGCCGCACTTGGCCCCAAGGCATTGGGACTAGAGGTGACTGAGACCCTGCGCCGGGCACTGGCGCTTTGGAGCGGCCACGCCCAGGTCGTGCGGCTCTGCACCGAAGGTGAGTTCGATCCGGCAGAAGCACCCGCAGGCCTGATCGATCTGGCGATCCGCAAGGGTGAAGCGCCGTCCCTCAAGAGCCTTGAGGCGGATTTCAAGGCAACCTCCAAACAGGTGCGTGCGCTGTTCAAAAAAATCACGTCATAG
- a CDS encoding methyl-accepting chemotaxis protein, whose protein sequence is MSTFKISTRLYVLVALALAVFTAAAVYKLYDSQNALVHERKTKLNALDESMIAMFKHFHSLEVSGEMTREEAQARATEAVRAMRYEADGYFWINDMNNVMVMHPIKPALEGQNLEQLKDPTGKFIFQEMVKVVKADGEGYVDYYWPKPGAEEPVLKYSHVEGFAPWGWIVGTGVYADDLAALFKTNASRSAVILGLGALAILLFAYATVRSVVNPIRNLNTTMHAIAREDVDGDVPETHRKDEVGDMAAAVLVLRDSVRERADLRVRDADQQERINAERGEGERRQQQINKSQADVMQTLGSALERLASGDLTVQIGEIPSEYTKLRDDFNSAVVALGDVIATISQSTDVVSASADGISEAADNLSRRTEQQAASLEETAAALDEITSTVRSSSERATEANKMVGETRQSTDRSGKIVNSAISAMTRIKEESDRISKIIVVIDEIAFQTNLLALNAGVEAARAGEAGRGFAVVAQEVRELAQRSATAAREIKELISSSATEVESGVSLVQSTGEALSEIEALVSKVNEQVNSIATAAHEQASALAEVNTAINQMDQMTQQNAAMVEETSAASQTLTQESSQLSSMLRKFRLRSATGGSSTQARAA, encoded by the coding sequence ATGAGCACATTCAAAATCTCAACGAGACTATACGTACTCGTCGCATTGGCCCTCGCGGTTTTTACCGCTGCAGCGGTTTACAAGCTCTACGATTCCCAGAATGCGCTGGTCCATGAACGCAAGACCAAGCTGAATGCGCTTGATGAAAGCATGATTGCCATGTTCAAGCACTTCCACAGCCTCGAGGTTTCTGGCGAGATGACCCGCGAGGAGGCGCAGGCCCGCGCCACTGAAGCCGTCCGTGCGATGCGCTACGAGGCTGATGGCTACTTCTGGATCAATGACATGAACAACGTCATGGTCATGCATCCGATCAAGCCTGCTCTTGAGGGGCAGAATCTGGAACAGCTAAAAGACCCGACAGGCAAATTCATCTTCCAGGAGATGGTCAAGGTCGTCAAAGCGGACGGCGAAGGCTATGTCGATTACTATTGGCCCAAGCCTGGCGCTGAAGAGCCGGTTCTCAAATATTCCCATGTGGAAGGCTTTGCGCCCTGGGGCTGGATTGTCGGCACCGGCGTCTACGCGGACGACCTGGCGGCCTTGTTCAAGACCAATGCGAGCAGATCTGCGGTGATCCTCGGTCTCGGCGCACTGGCCATTCTTCTTTTCGCCTATGCCACCGTTCGTTCCGTGGTCAACCCGATCCGCAATCTGAACACCACCATGCATGCGATTGCGCGTGAGGATGTGGATGGCGACGTTCCTGAAACGCACCGCAAGGATGAAGTCGGCGATATGGCTGCTGCGGTTCTGGTTCTGCGCGATTCGGTGCGTGAGCGGGCAGATTTGCGTGTTCGTGATGCTGACCAGCAAGAACGCATCAATGCCGAACGCGGTGAGGGCGAGCGCCGCCAGCAACAGATCAACAAGAGCCAGGCCGATGTCATGCAGACACTGGGTTCGGCTCTCGAGCGTCTGGCATCGGGCGATCTCACGGTTCAGATCGGCGAGATCCCGTCAGAATACACCAAGCTCCGCGACGACTTCAATTCGGCTGTCGTGGCACTTGGTGACGTGATCGCCACAATCTCGCAGTCAACCGACGTGGTCAGCGCCAGCGCTGACGGCATCTCGGAAGCCGCCGACAACCTCTCGCGCCGCACCGAACAGCAGGCGGCTTCGCTCGAGGAGACGGCTGCTGCGCTTGACGAGATCACGTCGACCGTACGGTCGTCGTCCGAGCGTGCCACCGAGGCCAACAAGATGGTTGGCGAGACCCGTCAGAGCACCGACCGTTCGGGCAAGATCGTCAACAGCGCGATTTCCGCGATGACCCGGATCAAGGAAGAGTCCGACCGGATCAGCAAGATCATCGTTGTCATCGACGAGATTGCCTTCCAGACCAACCTGCTGGCCCTCAATGCCGGCGTCGAGGCGGCACGCGCCGGTGAAGCCGGTCGTGGCTTTGCGGTCGTGGCACAGGAAGTGCGGGAACTGGCACAGCGTTCGGCAACTGCAGCCCGCGAGATCAAGGAATTGATCAGCAGCTCGGCCACCGAAGTTGAATCCGGCGTGTCGCTGGTCCAGTCGACCGGTGAGGCACTGTCCGAGATCGAGGCTCTTGTCAGCAAGGTCAACGAGCAGGTCAATTCGATCGCCACCGCGGCGCATGAACAGGCCAGCGCACTTGCTGAGGTTAACACCGCCATCAACCAGATGGATCAGATGACCCAGCAGAATGCGGCAATGGTGGAAGAGACCAGCGCGGCGAGCCAGACGCTGACCCAGGAAAGCTCCCAGTTGTCCAGCATGCTGCGCAAGTTCCGTCTTCGCTCGGCCACCGGTGGTTCTTCGACCCAAGCCCGCGCGGCCTGA
- a CDS encoding PAS domain-containing sensor histidine kinase, with amino-acid sequence MADAQSISAAEGSSHVQKPGARRSSGRQLSGHAKLFAQPAYDGLINAEPFLKRLIPVLIVAFLLVVATARFLNINENRDQLFSAAEQMTALSLAAASAALSIDTDPVAKKLRWETEARLNRALGAMPEDQGRYLLVIDAEARIFAATAGGNHLVGTVLSSLLSESSPLWLFGERAGVQSIRFDGEDSLAALTRLPDGAGALLSLTPVKTMNDAWRQSVSVNVTLFIATSSILLVILYAYFSQAGRAQEADSIYHESQRRVDMALSRGRCGLWDWDMARGRLYWSRSMYEILGLKPRDTVISFGEASQLVHPDDGDLYEIARKVASGDIKQVDHLFRMRHANGHYLWMRARAQVVDPTSAETHLIGIAMDVTEQHRLQQRTMEADQRLFDAIESTSEAFVLWDRDERLVLWNKHYQEIHGLPADILAPGTPRPVVEKAATRPVVERRLAVPCARDSAQTFEVQLGDGRWLQINERKTRDGGLVSVGTDITPLKRNQERLRDSEKRLMATIGDLTSSQAELKRKAAELSELNMDYQVETERAEAASRAKSEFLANMSHELRTPLNAIIGFSEVLQARMFGPLGSDKYGEYADDIHNSGIHLLTVINDILDMAKIEAGQMQLEREDVDLAPLLKETLRLVAIQAEQKDIRVDQRISAKLSLNADRRAMKQILLNLLSNAVKFTEPGGKILVRARKTSCAVTLTIEDTGIGIPKALLNRIGQPFEQVQNQFSKSTGGSGLGLAISRSLAELHGGAMKVRSIEGMGTIVSVRVPINCPEDQPSSMIDADAVDETESAAVA; translated from the coding sequence ATGGCGGATGCGCAGTCTATATCTGCGGCCGAAGGGTCGAGTCACGTTCAAAAACCGGGTGCAAGGCGATCGTCCGGGCGGCAGTTATCAGGCCACGCGAAGCTGTTTGCACAGCCTGCCTATGACGGCCTGATCAATGCGGAACCATTTCTGAAGCGGCTCATTCCGGTACTCATCGTCGCGTTTCTGTTGGTCGTGGCAACCGCGCGTTTTCTCAATATCAATGAAAACCGCGACCAGCTTTTTTCTGCTGCCGAGCAGATGACCGCGCTGTCTTTGGCTGCGGCCAGTGCCGCCCTGTCGATTGACACGGACCCGGTTGCCAAGAAACTGCGGTGGGAGACAGAGGCGCGGCTCAACCGGGCGCTCGGCGCCATGCCCGAAGATCAGGGCCGTTACCTTCTGGTCATTGACGCCGAAGCCCGCATTTTCGCCGCCACGGCCGGCGGCAACCATCTGGTGGGGACCGTCCTCTCCAGCCTGCTTTCGGAATCCTCTCCGCTTTGGCTGTTTGGCGAGCGCGCCGGAGTGCAGTCAATCAGGTTTGATGGCGAAGACAGCCTGGCGGCGCTCACGCGGCTCCCCGACGGTGCGGGCGCCCTGCTGTCCCTGACCCCCGTCAAGACCATGAATGATGCCTGGCGGCAGTCGGTCTCGGTCAATGTGACCCTGTTTATCGCCACCTCTTCGATCCTGCTTGTGATCCTCTATGCCTATTTCAGCCAGGCCGGCCGCGCACAGGAGGCTGACAGCATCTACCATGAGAGCCAGCGGCGCGTTGACATGGCGCTGTCACGCGGGCGCTGCGGCCTTTGGGATTGGGATATGGCGCGCGGGCGGCTCTACTGGTCGCGTTCAATGTACGAGATCCTCGGGCTCAAGCCCCGCGACACAGTGATCTCATTCGGCGAAGCCTCGCAGCTTGTGCATCCCGATGATGGTGACCTCTACGAGATCGCGCGCAAGGTCGCATCCGGCGATATCAAGCAAGTCGATCACCTGTTTCGCATGCGTCACGCTAACGGTCATTATCTGTGGATGCGGGCGCGGGCGCAGGTTGTGGATCCGACTTCGGCGGAAACCCATCTCATCGGCATCGCCATGGACGTGACCGAGCAGCACCGACTGCAACAGCGGACCATGGAAGCCGACCAGCGGCTGTTTGACGCCATCGAGAGCACTTCGGAAGCCTTCGTGCTTTGGGACCGTGACGAACGGCTGGTGCTTTGGAACAAGCACTATCAGGAAATTCACGGACTGCCCGCTGACATCCTGGCACCCGGCACGCCCCGTCCGGTTGTCGAGAAAGCGGCAACGCGGCCTGTGGTCGAACGCAGACTGGCCGTGCCCTGCGCGCGCGATTCAGCGCAGACCTTCGAGGTTCAACTCGGCGACGGACGCTGGTTGCAGATCAATGAGCGCAAGACCCGTGACGGCGGCTTGGTTTCGGTAGGAACCGACATCACCCCGCTCAAGCGCAATCAGGAGCGGCTGCGCGACAGCGAGAAGCGGTTGATGGCGACGATCGGGGATCTGACCTCGTCGCAGGCAGAACTCAAGCGCAAGGCGGCTGAGCTCTCCGAGCTCAACATGGACTACCAGGTCGAGACCGAACGGGCCGAGGCGGCAAGCCGGGCAAAGTCCGAGTTCCTGGCCAATATGAGCCACGAATTGAGAACCCCGCTCAACGCCATTATCGGCTTCTCGGAGGTGCTGCAGGCGCGGATGTTCGGCCCGCTGGGCTCAGACAAATATGGCGAATATGCCGATGACATTCACAACTCGGGCATCCACCTGCTCACCGTGATCAACGACATTCTCGACATGGCCAAGATCGAGGCCGGACAGATGCAGCTCGAGCGTGAGGATGTCGATCTGGCGCCGTTGCTCAAAGAGACCTTGCGGCTGGTCGCAATCCAGGCCGAGCAGAAAGACATCCGGGTCGATCAGCGGATCTCGGCAAAGCTCTCATTGAATGCCGACCGCCGTGCGATGAAGCAGATCCTGCTCAACCTGTTGTCCAACGCGGTGAAGTTCACCGAGCCGGGCGGCAAGATTCTTGTGCGCGCTCGCAAGACATCCTGCGCGGTCACCCTGACCATCGAGGACACCGGCATCGGAATACCCAAGGCGCTGTTGAACCGTATTGGTCAGCCATTTGAGCAGGTGCAGAACCAGTTTTCCAAATCAACCGGCGGCTCAGGTCTGGGATTGGCGATTTCACGGAGCCTGGCGGAACTGCATGGCGGAGCGATGAAAGTGCGCTCCATCGAAGGAATGGGCACGATCGTAAGCGTCAGGGTGCCAATCAATTGCCCGGAAGATCAGCCGTCGAGCATGATCGACGCCGACGCCGTGGATGAAACCGAGAGCGCAGCAGTGGCCTGA